GCCAGCTTCACCGGCAACGACCAGGCGGGGGCGGATTTCGTCGCCGGCGCGCGCAGGCCCCAGGGCGGCTATGGCCCCGGCCTCGGCGGGTTCTCCGCGGACTATGCCTCGGGGCATTACGACGCGGCGCCGCACCGCGGCTATACCGACCGCTACGAGGATCGCGGCTTCATGGAGAAGGCCGGCGACGAAGTGGCAAGCTGGTTCGGCGACGAGGATGCCGCACGCCGCCGCCGGATGGACCATCGCGGACGCGGCCCGGCGAACTATACCCGTTCCGACGAGCGCATCCTCGAAGATGTCTGCGACGCGCTGACCGACGACCGCGACCTCGATGCGCGCAACGTTCAGGTCAGTGTGAAAGACGGCGAGGTGACGCTGGACGGCACGGTCGGCAGCCGGTTCGAGAAACGCCGGGCGGAGGATCGCGCCGACTTGATCTCCGGCGTCGGCCACGTCCAGAACAACCTGCGCGTGAACATGCGGGATTACCGGACGGACGGCGACGAAGAGGAAAGGTCCGCCTGAGCCGCTGCCGGGCGGCCTGCGCTGCCCCGCCATGCGATGGCGAAGGGCCGTACTATTCGCGCCCCTTCCCGTCGCTCGCGGCTGCGTCGCGCACGT
The sequence above is a segment of the Pelagerythrobacter marensis genome. Coding sequences within it:
- a CDS encoding BON domain-containing protein, which translates into the protein MAHRNDDRPRYREDPAYRGADRYRERDSYYRQSDQFEADDYGQHGYREDYYGDSGPGQMGERAGYRPGYERDHRRDAGNGGNERGPGRPSHPGHESGFGPARYGAREGRGFASFTGNDQAGADFVAGARRPQGGYGPGLGGFSADYASGHYDAAPHRGYTDRYEDRGFMEKAGDEVASWFGDEDAARRRRMDHRGRGPANYTRSDERILEDVCDALTDDRDLDARNVQVSVKDGEVTLDGTVGSRFEKRRAEDRADLISGVGHVQNNLRVNMRDYRTDGDEEERSA